A single region of the Podospora pseudopauciseta strain CBS 411.78 chromosome 1, whole genome shotgun sequence genome encodes:
- a CDS encoding hypothetical protein (EggNog:ENOG503P11C; COG:S; antiSMASH:Cluster_4), which yields MLSHDHANYQARLDFVRNLLNDRFSLGDELDISLMTPSAVLNNYWDGTFQPGTVAIPKGTKDLVVRLGNRDTEGVHQATPIHCSSDLWDAFVQRGVPAQFESLSDKDDKVVVHCDFSPTNILFAKASGRITALIDYDFSWISHPSYEFLRSLDGLGGQFRGWSSDEESQEAALRDAKLHGFPVSLPSTTESDSGVDWVVAKAWEEALEAEGVKRPRTMEGIDRVADVDTILCAILPWRVNNADILARQTEEVIIECRNNNEEHLDKLLTRLGF from the exons ATGCTCTCTCACGATCACGCCAACTACCAAGCTCGGCTTGATTTCGTGCGCAACCTCTTGAATGACCGTTTTTCTCTCGGG GACGAACTTGACATCTCACTCATGACCCCGAGTGCAGTTTTAA ACAACTACTGGGATGGCACCTTTCAGCCAGGTACTGTGGCCATTCCCAAGGGCACAAAAGACCTCGTGGTGCGACTTGGTAATCGTGATACTGAGGGTGTCCACCAAGCGACCC CCATCCATTGTTCCTCGGATTTATGGGATGCTTTCGTCCAGCGGGGCGTTCCGGCTCAGTTCGAGTCGTTGAGCGATAAGGATgacaaggtggtggtgcacTGTGATTTTA GCCCAACCAACATCTTATTTGCCAAAGCCTCGGGGCGTATAACCGCCCTCATTGATTATGATTTTTCCTGGATCTCTCACCCCTCTTACGAGTTTCTGCGCTCATTAGATGGTCTCGGGGGCCAATTTCGAGGCTGGTCCAGCGACGAAGAGAGCCAGGAAGCAGCGTTGAGAGATGCCAAACTCCACGGGTTTCCTGTCTCCCTACCATCCACCACCGAGTCAGACTCGGGAGTTGATTGGGTTGTTGCGAAGGCCTGGGAGGAGGCATTGGAGGCTGAAGGAGTCAAACGACCAAGGACTATGGAAGGTATCGATAGGGTGGCTGACGTTGACACAATCCTATGTGCTATTTTGCCATGGCGCGTGAACAACGCCGACATCTTGGCTCGCCAGACTGAGGAGGTTATCATTGAATGCAGAAACAATAATGAGGAGCATCTGGACAAGTTGTTAACCCGCCTGGGATTCTGA
- a CDS encoding hypothetical protein (antiSMASH:Cluster_4), producing the protein MKTAILLAVLFVGTSSLPVAPSLEAKEIQDHNVHPAGAWQSPTVDATSTRAQWVS; encoded by the exons ATGAAGACAGCTATTCTTCTCGCCGTCCTGTTTGTCGGGACCAGCTCCCTTCCTGTCGCTCCGTCTCTCGAGGCCAAA GAGATACAAGACCACAATGTTCACCCTGCCGGGGCTTGGCAGTCTCCCACAGTTGATGCCACGAGCACCCGTGCGCAGTGGGTGTCTTAA